Below is a window of Chionomys nivalis chromosome 19, mChiNiv1.1, whole genome shotgun sequence DNA.
TCTACCCATCCCTTTGTGAGCTTCTTGGCAGGGGCCCCAGCCGCATCGCCACTGTGCTCGCTAACACTGCCTGTGTTAACAAGAGGCAGGCTTCCAGCTCCATGTTGTACACACATCATCCTGTAATCTGCTTTTCCATGCCTTGGGCCACAGTGTGGCGAGCGCTCACTAGCATCAGTGACTTGTATCATTTCTTGTGAAATATTTATTGCACTCCTACTATGAGACAGACATCATATAACTGACCTCAGGCTGAATGGATGGGTTTGGCATCCTGGGGAGAGAGTGAGGTATTCTGGTGCCCTTCTCTTCAACTGTAAAACTatggctacttttttttttcccacttacaAAATCCATATAACAGATACACAGGAGTGTGAACTTGAAGCTGACTTCCACAGAGAACATAGAAGAGGCTTCCACTCTATGCCTACCCAAGGAATGAACTGGAACAATGAGCTTGGCCAGGCTCAGACACACAGATGGGGCAGAGGCTCTCACACCAGCATCCCAGCAACCCCTGAGGCTCTCTTACAAAAACTGGAATCTTAATGCCTGCTCCCATTTTCTTAAGTCCCGAACTTTTACAATAATTAGAACAAAGCTGACTCTGATATAGAGGGCTCAGACACTGGGGACAAGTCACCCCCTCAGTCCCTAAGAGAGAGGAGGACTGTCCCAGAACCAGGTCTACTTGTCTTCTGGCCTTTGCCTCCTGACTAAATTGTAAGACAGTTGTAAGCAATTAGAGTCTTTCTTTCCCCAGTTTGGAACTAAATCTATTTTTATCAATTGCTGTTTCCCAAGAAATTGGGAAACACAGGGAAAGCAGGTGACTGGTTTACAGACCTGAGTGTCTGATAACAGTTACTCTGAAGTTTGAGGATATAGAATCGGCAGAAACAGCTGTCCTTCCAAAGGGACTCAGGTGGGAAGATTCACTAACTTTCAAGTCACCTCCTTGTCTGTGGTCCAGTTCCCAGAATGTCCTGAAGTCGCCCCAGCCCAGCCCCCCTTTGACCTCCCAGGTTGCTCACCGGATTTTCATGCCACAGAGCCCCATGTGGGAGGCCAGTCTACGCCAGTCATTCCCAGTGACACTGCTGGGCTCCAACAGCATCTGCAGCTGCTCAAAGAGCTCCGGGGGCAGCCTGCAGTGGGGAACAGGGTGTTTACAAAAGAAAGGCTCAGAGACCAAAGGCTGGGCAGACAGTTCGATCTGCTGCCACACAATCACGAGGTCTTGAGTCCAAcaaccagcacccacataaaaagtctgGTGGCATGTACTCGCGACCCGAgcatgggagagagggagacaggaagatctctggggcttgGTGGCCATTTAGAGCTCCAAGTCCTAAAAagcagattcctggggcttgGTGGCCAAGAGCTCCAAGTCCCAGtgagagactttatctcaaaaacaagataATGGATCCTGGGGAACAACACCTAAGGTTCACCACTGGcttccatgtgcatgcacacacgtgctttaacacacctacatacatgaacacacaaatgaatgcacacacgcgtgcatacacacacacaaagggaccCTGACGTTCTCCATTTCATTACCTTctggggatgctgaggcaggattgccaaACACCCCCAGACCACAGTCGGGCCACCTTCACCTCACCTATTGCATGGGGGAGGCTGAGAGACAGGAGGTGGTGCCGCCCAGGACTCTTCCTCTGAGGCCTGGAACCTGAGGATTTCCATGTACTTGGATTCCAAACCCTGAATCACCAACAGGGACAGGGAACACACTCAGGGGTCATGAGAAACTCCTCCCTCAAGGGCCCCCACTGCACTCCTCATGACCTTCCTTCAACCTGTCACAGCCTTGTCACCAGAATATACAGCCTCCACTCTCCATCCTTCCCCCTCCCGCAGCACCCTGGACTCTCTGACTCCAAACTTCAGGACCTCCACAGTCAGACTTAGATTTGCCCCTGAGAACAATAAAAACCGCACGGGATGCATCCTAAGCTGCCAGAAGGCACGAGCAAGACAAGGACACCACCCACTAACAGAGACTGACCTCCAACTGTCCTCCCCAAATAACAGTGTGTGGTTTCTGCCCCCATCCTGCAAGATGCCACTTCGGGTTTTCCAAAGACTCTCAGACCTGACATGCTCGTCTCTTCTCTGCTGCCATGGGGAGTGGGGAGATAGCTAACTTCCTTTCCCCACTCAAGTCCCCGTTTCTTGTCATTCCCATTGAAGACAGATGGGGACCTTGGACGAGGCCAGGTCTTCCAgatgccctagctgtcctgagcTGGAAGAAAGAGCTAATGTAGAATTTGAATCTTTTAATATTCTaatgcatccatccatctataaAATGTGCTCAAGGATGGAGGGTAAGAAGGGGCCAGCTGATCTATGTCCCTTAAAGATCTGTCATGGTAGCTCTATGGCAAATGCACTCTTCAGCTACTTCGTTTTGTAATTAGGTCCCTATTCGCTGCCTGCTGGACCCTTCTCCCTTGCCCAGACCTTCCACAGGTCCTGCACAACTCACATCCTGGAAGGTGTGCATGGTGACAATGATCTCATTGGTTACTGCCGAGCAGTCTTCATTCTCATTGGCTacaaagagaagcaagatgggtaAGAGCAGAGAGTGGGGCTGCAGAACAGGGCGGCTGGGAGGGACAAGCAGGAAGTGAGCAGGGCTCCTGGCATACCTGCCTTTCTCCGGAAGCAGAAAGAACGGAAGGGGCACTTTCCATGCCAGATATGAAGGTGGGGAACCAGCTGGCTACTGCTGTCGTCCACATTTTCCCAACCTGGAGAGAGGACAGAAGCAACAGGAGATTGTGGAGGGGCATCAGGATGGCAAGGTGCAGAAGGGTCTCAAGTCAATGGAAATCCAAGAGCTTGAGTGGGTACCTCAAACTGGCCTTGTTTATGTCTGTGTCtctatactacacacacacacacacacacacacacacacacacacacgtgcacgcagcCCTTTAGTCTTCCTTCATCCTCCCGGTCTCTACCCCACCTCTTAAAGCAGTTGTACGCCCCAGAGATGCTCCTGTCCAGAACTATACAGAGGATTCCAGAAACACCATAGCAGCCCCAGCCTTAAGAAGAGCCccaacaggccgggcggtggtggcgcacgcctttaatcccagcactcgggaggcagaggcaggtgaatctctgggagttcgaggccagcctggtctacaagagctagttccaggacaggcaccaaagctacagagaaaccctgtctcaaaaaaccaaaaaaaaaaaaaagagcccccAACAGGCAGGGAAACTCAGAACATATTCCCCATCCGAGGTCCTCTCATTTCCAGCCTCCCGCCTAGCATCCTTCTAGTCCAGGAGGGCTGGCGAGGACCCAGTGGGAGACAGGAATGTGAACAAAGTCAGGGCAGCCTCTCAGGGCTGCGGGAACCAAATCCAGGAAATGATTTCCTGGAAGACTGGAAGGGAGCCCCAACCCCGCCCTCCCACGGAgctttccacccccacccccacccctggggCCCCCTCACCCTCAGAGATGTACTTGAGCTTCAGACACTGGTCTGCTCTGGCCCCAGTGAAGTCGAAGAGCTGGCAGGGCCCACGCATGCGTCCACCGTGGGGCTGCTCATTGGTGATAGCCCACTGCAGGGCGCAGGGAGTATTGTTCAGGAAGTAGACACGCAACTGCAGGTGGGTCTGCCCGGGTGCCAGTGGGGAGCAGAACACTGCCAGCTGCAGCCACTTGCGGGCTGTCTGACCCAGGGGTGCCTCCAGAACACAGGTGTAGAGGCTGCGGAGGGAGATGGTGGCGGACGCCCATGCGTAAGCACCAGGAAGGCCGGGATCCCAAGGTGCCTACCTCCATGCTTCTGTCACCTAAGGGATCTCTGAGCAGGTGAGGAGAGCACTCCAAGTAGGTATAGAAGGAGGACTAGGTGAGAGACGGAGTGGCTTAAAGAGTCGAGAAGTGAATGGGCCATGGTGGCTGTGATGGTgagactgtcaacttgacagggtcTGGAATCACCACGGACACAAGTCTCTAGGCACGTCAGTGAGGTAGTTTCTCACCTGAGTTATTGAGaggggaagacccaccctgacaGACAGGACTGAGTGAAAACCAAATGATGCAGCAACAGCCACCCCCTTCTCTAACGCTTGGCTGAAGAGGCAGCATGACCAGACGCCCCAAGCCTTTGCCTCCATAGTTGACCTGTACCCTTGGAACGTGTGCCCAAGTAGCCTTCCtcaggttgctttggtcaggtgtttgtcacagcagcaagagGTGACTAATACAGTGACTGCCACCGCCTGGGGAGACAAGCCTGTGTGTATTCTCTGCAGCAGAGACAAATTAATCACTGGGAGCCACAATCTGAAGGGGGTCCTGCACATGGTCCTCTGGGGGTGGAGGGCGACAAGGAAACTGGGCAGCAGAGGACCTCAGACCCAAGAGATGGAGATCAGGCATGATGTGAGCTTGAAAGGAGCAGCCTGCCCTTTCTTAAGAGTTTGGGGGTGGTCCCTCAGTGGGCACGGGCAGAGAGAGGCAGCTCTAAAGGACAGATGTGGAGATGGGACAAACTCACTACAGGTGTGTCCAACCTTTTGACACCGAGGCACAATGATGTCGTCCAGTCACACTCAAGAACCATacaattaaatttcaaaaaaaaaaaaaaaaaaaaactcaatgttTTAGGCAAGTCTACAGTTCTGTGTTGGAACTTGTTCACAGCCATTTGGGCCGTATGGACTGTGGGTTGGATGTGCCTAGTAGACAGAGGGATGGGTTGATTCAGATGCTTCcagataggcagagagagagcagtgGGACACAGTCTCAGATGGGGTTTCCGTGACAGAAATGACTGCAGTGAACACTAGAACAGCAGACTCAGAGAGAGGGCCACAAAGGTCCTAACAGACTGCTGAAGCATCTAGAGGAAGACAGGGGCAGCAGTTCTGACACAAAGACAAGAaggggcagacagagagaaggagagagacagagacagagacagagacagagagagacagagagagagaggagagagagaggaaggcacaGAACAGGGGACAGGCCAACAACGAACAAGGCCTACCTGAAGTGAGAGAGCAGGATACGGCACTCATCCCGGGAAGTATAAGCCCCTGGCCGACCCAGACGCTTCCAGTTCTTGGCATCCAGCAAGGAAGTATTGCTGGTGTAGGCACAGGCCTGACTGGGCTCCTGGGCACAGTGCTTGAATGTGAGGGTGCAAGGCTTCAAGAAGGAGGCTCCATGAGGGCCACATGCCACCACAGGACTCACTAGCCCCTGTCTGTGAGACAATGATGGGGCATCCGTCAGGTCCCACACCAGAACCAAGGACACCCTCTCCTGGCGACCCACTGCCACAGCACCTGGAGGGACAAAGGGCTGAGGTGAGTCCAACACGCGCGGTGCGAGGCCAGGCAGAGAGGGCAGGGCACCCAACAGAACACTGAGAGGCTGTGTGAATGAGGAAGTCCACTGTGAGCTGACTTAGAGTCACCATTTCCTTCCACGGCCACAGCCACTAGGATGGGGACATGTGTGACTTTCCACATCACACACAGCCTTCCTTTGTTTGGAGACTTGTCACCGCAGACTGTCTTTAGAGCAAGGCATTTTATTTCCACCTGCGGGGAAGCTGTCCCGAAAGATATGTGGAGACTCATCTTTGGAGAATCTATCTTTGGAATCAAAAAGTCTAAACTATAAATACAGTTTTCTAAATCCAAAGTTATCTGTGGGTGGAGCTCAGATGGGGTACCCTACCTTGCTGCCTGAAGAACTCTGCCAAGAAGGATGCTGGGAGTCGTTACCTGGTGGGACGAGCAGAAAAATGCCTGTGTCCTGCAGCATCAGGCATCCGCCATGGTGGTCCACCTCTCGAGCAGAATACACCAGTAACTTATTCATCAGCTTCCGGGTGATGGTCTGGCCCCGGGTGGGTGTGTGGAGCTCCTGGTAGAATGCAGCCATCTCCGGTAAAGTTGGGGGTGGGCACTGCCTTGGGGGCTCATATTCTGGTAATGGAGTGGGTGGGAAAACAGTCTCCTCTTGGTCATCTGGATTCCTGCAGTCTCCTGGCAGCCACCGAGAACAGTGCCAGCGAAGgcactgaagcagaaggaaagcaCTGGCCACAGGTATCCCCACCAACAGAAGGAACTCGAAAGGGTACACAGAACTGTCCTGGGGGCTCATCTGCCTGGTCACACCTTCACCCCTGCACCAGCCAAGGCCAAGGGCCTGCGGGGAAAGTGGGTAGAGTCAGTAGAGCTGGACTAAGTCTCTAATTTGTGGAGGCGAACGCTTCACTCCCCTACAGGAATGctctcctctttttccctctcccccacgtaggtacacacacacacattcagcagCCTTCCTGAGCTAGACATGGTGATACAGATCTATAATTCCAGCCCTTATGAGGCAGTAAGatttgaagttcaaggccagcctgagttacaaacTACCTCTAAAAGAAAGAGCTTCCCACAGTTCTCCACAACCTAGGTCAGCAAAGTAATCCTGGACATATAGAACGTATATTCTGAGTTAGagaacatgagttcaaggccatatcAGTCACTGTACCTATTAAAATTATCATATTGTCCTTATCCATCCAAATATCTACTTTTGAGCCAGTAGAGGTACATGCCTATAAACCTAGCAATCAGGAGGCTGCAACAGGAAGATCCTGCATTGGAAGCCAGCTTGGGTGACATATTATCTCAAAATCCATCTTTATTTATGAGCactcatttttaagaaaaatctgtAACGGAAAAAAGTAAGCTCCAATCTGATTGATATAAACATGTATAGGCTGAGGGCAGAGTGCTCTgtatgcacaagaccctgggtttgagccGGAGTAACATGGGAagagagaggatggggagaggagagagagaatggaaactATAGAGAGGTGTCTTCAATAGTGCACGTCATAAAAACACAAGTCAATTATGTAACTTGACATATTTTATTGGTcacaggcaagtggatctttgtgagttcgaggccagcctggtctacaagagctagttccaggacaggaaccaaagctacagagaaaccctgtctcaaaataccaataaataaataaataaataaataaataaataaataaatagaaaaaattaaataaatacaaagtgatagtaggggctggaaagatagatggctcagtggttaaaagcatctACTACTCTTGCAAAGATCTGAGATTCAGACCCCAGCATCCATGCTGGGAGGCTCATAAccgcctgtaactcctgctccgtgggatccagcgccctcttctgacttctgtggaacCCACATAcaggcatacactcacacagacatgttcatacatacacatgggaatatcaaaataaacatttgaaagtaataataatatttgtatttaatcCAACACATTCAAAATAGTATGTTGTCAGGCAATGTATGAACTCATTAGTGAACTTTCACAGCCTACTCCCTGAGTACTTTACCCTTCGAGCACAGTTCAGCTGGGACTTGCCATAGTTCACATTGTTCCATGACGACTCGTGTCTTAGTGAAAGTCTGGAAGAATATACTCCCAACTCGTTCTATTGATCACCACGGAAAAACACGACAGCTGGAGAATACAGGAATGAATTCTGGAAATCTCCTCATGGCTTGGATTTTTCACAGCAAGCATGTCCTTTGCATGAACTTTGAaattgtgtatgtacatgtctgtGGAAGTCAGATGTCAGCCTTGGATATCATTcttcaggatgtgtgtgtgtgtgtatgcatgtgtatgtgcatgtgcgtgtacatatgtgtgtgtgtgttgtgcccacagaagccagaggcatcagattccctggagctagagttaaaggcagttgcaagctgcctgacatgggtgctaggaaccaaacgcccatcttcaggaagagcagaaagtgttcttaaccactgagtcacctctccagcccccacattgttttttttgtttgtttgtttggtaggctggttggttggttggtttcacttgggttgttttgttttgctttgctttgtttctttctttgattttttttgggacagagtctctcactaggACTTGGAGCTCACCCAAGAGGCTTGGATGGATGGCCAACGAGAACCCAGGCATCCAcctagctctgcctccccagcgccaAGGTTACTAATGCAAGCCACTACACCTACATTTTTACTTGGGTAccagggatccaactcagttCTCATTTGCACACAGGAAGCACACTGTCAAtcaagccatctctccggtcctTGGGGGCTGTAGGGGATTTGTAGAGTCCTATGGCTTTGCACTTTCTTAAAGAAGATGGCATGAGATCATGTGGGAAGCACCTGTAGATGATGTAGCACTATCCAAATGTGTTTACTTATGCCCCTCCACCTGCCATAAAGGTCCAAAGGTAGCTCCCGGACAGCATGATCAGCAAGAGTTACAAGTGgaagcaaaaaagagaaaaggaggaagaagaaaaaataagcgGGGCCTTAGAGAGAGAATGAAATGAGTGAGGCCAAAAGCACATGCTCACTGAGGGCCTGGCTGATAAAAGAGAATGGAACGAGAGGAACCTCTCTGTTTCTATAACAACAGCCTTCTTGGGGCCCACTAAAGACCAGAGTCCAAATCCCCTCCTCCCCATTGGACCAGGTCCCCTTGCCCAGCTGCCCCACCTAGAAAGTTAGCATATAACACTCCCACAGCACCCTGGGCCTCAAGGGAGCCTGTTGATCTCTCTGGCCTGCAACAGCTCAACTCCCCCCAGCTCAAACCTGGGGCCAGCTGACCACTCTTCCAGACTCCCTCAGCCttcaccccatccccacctctccacctccccccatcCCAAGAAGGGAATGGAGCCAAAGTTGAAGGGACCAGCTTGCAGCCCTACTAATTCACCATGTTCTCTAACTTCCAACTCCTCAGAACCCAATTCTCCAGCCCAGAGCATTCTGGGTAACATTTCCCCAAAACAAGGGGCATTAGAATACCTATCATCACCTGCCCTATGAACAAAAACTCAGAATCTCACTGCAAAGATCTGTTCATATCCTGTAGAATCTcaaccctcccctcctccctgatTCTCACTAGAACACCTGATAGAGTTctgaacacttttaaaaagtactGGCCTGAGCTGGGCTTGGCAGCACTAGCCAGTaattccagctactcaggagactgcaggggcggggggggggtcaCAAATTAGAAGTTGTCCTGAGCttacagagagttcaaggccacctgggcAATGCAGTAAGAGTCTGTCTTAAAAAGTAAGAATCCGGCATAAGGGGCACACCtttatctcagcacttaggaggcagaggcaggcagatccctgtgagttggaggacagcctggtactgagctccaggccagcctgggctacatagtcagaacctgtctcaaacaaactaagtaacaaaaataaagagtaaaagaggactggggtgtagctcagtgaggAACACTTGTGTGCATGCCCACGTTTCTAGGTTCAAAGCACAGTACcagagaaacaacagaaacaacaagaCAATGAATGAGGCCACAGTCAAGGCCAGCACTCATGAGCACAATATACATTTCCACCAAACATAGAATCACCCACTTCTGACACCAGCGAGCACTGGCCCTTTCTTCACTCCTCCATGCAGAGGGTCCTCACAGGGTGGCAGACTAGCTAAGCTGATCTTGCTCTTCCCTGGACCCCTTAGCCATACCATCCCCTTGcagctgccacacacacacacacacactggggtaCCCACCTTAATCAGTTTGTTCCAAGAGGCCACTAGTGCACCCAGAAGCAATAATTCCTTCTCTAAGAAACAGAAAGGCCAACCAGACCTGTCTCCAGGCCAGCAGACAAGTGGACTTGGGCGGGGAATGCAGGCAGGTGTGGCCTGCCACTTCCCGGCAGCCCAGTCACGCTATGGAGGGGTGGCGGAGAATGTTTTTGTCTATTGGCAAAGTCCAGGTGAGGCCTGGAGTCAGCACACTTCCCAGGGCCAGtctggaagggaggaggaaaggaggcagcTCTGATGCAGGTCAGGCGTCTAGAAGCTCCCTCCTcacagtgccctctgctggtaaGCGACGGCCCCTACCAAAGGCTGCTGGTACGGACAGGAGGAGGGAGGCCAGAGGTATCAGATGACCGACGCCCCAGGACTCACCTGGGAATCTTGTTCAAATGCAACCGCTGTTTCCACAGGATCTGGCGGGAGACCACAGCTCAAAGCACCTTCCGGGTGAGCCAGTGCAGCCGATCCTCACACTGAGAGTCTCTTTTCCGCCCTCCCTGCATGGGAAGATCACACAGGTCCAGTGTGTAAGACTCGCATAtct
It encodes the following:
- the Unc5cl gene encoding UNC5C-like protein, with the translated sequence MSPQDSSVYPFEFLLLVGIPVASAFLLLQCLRWHCSRWLPGDCRNPDDQEETVFPPTPLPEYEPPRQCPPPTLPEMAAFYQELHTPTRGQTITRKLMNKLLVYSAREVDHHGGCLMLQDTGIFLLVPPGAVAVGRQERVSLVLVWDLTDAPSLSHRQGLVSPVVACGPHGASFLKPCTLTFKHCAQEPSQACAYTSNTSLLDAKNWKRLGRPGAYTSRDECRILLSHFSLYTCVLEAPLGQTARKWLQLAVFCSPLAPGQTHLQLRVYFLNNTPCALQWAITNEQPHGGRMRGPCQLFDFTGARADQCLKLKYISEGWENVDDSSSQLVPHLHIWHGKCPFRSFCFRRKAANENEDCSAVTNEIIVTMHTFQDGLESKYMEILRFQASEEESWAAPPPVSQPPPCNRLPPELFEQLQMLLEPSSVTGNDWRRLASHMGLCGMKIRFLSCQRSPAAAILELFEEQNGSLQELHYLMTAMERLDCASAIQNYLNRTPRGSPATMHGGAWENCSLQLDEKL